Proteins co-encoded in one Apteryx mantelli isolate bAptMan1 chromosome 4, bAptMan1.hap1, whole genome shotgun sequence genomic window:
- the SERPING1 gene encoding LOW QUALITY PROTEIN: plasma protease C1 inhibitor (The sequence of the model RefSeq protein was modified relative to this genomic sequence to represent the inferred CDS: inserted 3 bases in 2 codons; deleted 1 base in 1 codon), protein MKFWLPLVCLAAVAAASVTPELVLESSPQRLKLTKLHLVQLVPHPADRPSAEGDAGTMSPPLPGTDAHPEVVPSLAATLNIMESPSLGTEGDTGTISPPLPGTDAHPEVVPSLAAALNVMESPSLGTEVATGPASTHPSPTEPEGPPEDAGTPTSGTTATPMPVTTEGPTSAPGTTAPLCPGDEEPAEACGAPTGAQTAAVAEALSTFALRFYQRMAEAAEPDSNLLFSPINVALGLSHLLLGARGETRERLAAVLAYPPELPCVHRSLRQLTKSPGLLSASQIFHHKELHLTARFLNESRRFYEARPRVLSGNESLDLLHINKWVREATQGRLPRLLDELPPDPRLVLLSAVYFQGKWKTPFRPRTRCRSPXLAPGRPPVLIPTMTSKKYPVASFTSRPAAQVPPCCLQSGRLQLSQGLSLVVVLPQGAPGALGXLERALSPAAFLALLHKAAAVPPRATVLALPRFRLDLSQDVVAVIHEMALAEDVGHGVGGR, encoded by the exons ATGAAGTTCTGGCTGCCCCTGGTGTGCTTGGCTGCTGTGGCCGCGGCATCTGTCACCCCG GAGCTGGTGCTGGAGTCCTCTCCCCAAAGGTTGAAGCTGACCAAACTGCATCTGGTGCAGCTGGTGCCACATCCTGCCGACCGCCCGAGCGCAGAGGGGGATGCGGGGACCATGAGCCCACCCCTGCCCGGCACCGATGCCCACCCTGAAGTGGTACCCAGTTTGGCTGCAACGCTCAACATCATGGAGAGTCCCAGCCTGGGCAcggagggggacacggggacgatAAGCCCACCTCTGCCTGGGACTGATGCCCACCCTGAAGTGGTGCCCAGTTTGGCTGCAGCTCTCAACGTCATGGAGAGTCCCAGCCTGGGCACAGAGGTGGCCACGGGGCCAGCAAGCacccaccccagccccacagagccAGAGGGGCCACCTGAGGATGCGGGCACACCAACCAGCGGGACCACGGCAACACCCATGCCCGTGACCACGGAGGGACCCACCAGCGCTCCAGGCACAACTGCCCCGCTGTGCCCAGGGGACGAGGAGCCAGCTGAGGCCTGTGGGGCACCCACAGGGGCACAGACAGCTGCGGTGGCCGAGGCGCTGAGCACCTTTGCCCTGCGCTTCTACCAGCGAATGGCAGAGGCTGCTGAACCCGACTCCAACCTGCTCTTCTCGCCCATCAACGTGGCCTTGGGGCTGTCACACCTCctgctgg GTGCCCGCGGCGAGACCCGGGAGCGCCTGGCCGCCGTCCTGGCCTACCCACCGGAGCTGCCCTGCGTGCACCGCTCCCTCCGGCAGCTCACCAAGTCCCCGGGCCTCCTCTCCGCCTCGCAGATCTTCCACCACAAAG AGCTGCACCTCACCGCCCGCTTCCTGAACGAGTCGCGGCGCTTCTACGAGGCCCGGCCCCGGGTGCTGAGCGGCAACGAGAGCCTCGACCTGCTGCACATCAACAAGTGGGTGCGCGAGGCCACCCAGGGGCGCCTGCCGCGCCTCCTCGACGAGCTGCCCCCCGACCCCCGCCTGGTGCTGCTCAGCGCCGTCTACTTCCAGG GCAAGTGGAAGACGCCGTTCAGGCCAAGGACACGATGCCGCAGCCC TCTGGCGCCCGGGCGCCCACCCGTTCTCATCCCCACCATGACGAGCAAGAAGTACCCCGTGGCCTCCTTCACGAGCCGGCCTGCGGCCCAGGTaccgccctgctgcctgcaga GTGGGCGGCTCCAGCTGAGCCAGGGCCTGAGCCTGGTGGTGGTGCTGCCGCAGGGCGCCCCGGGGGCGCTGG AGCTGGAGCGGGCGCTCAGCCCCGCCGCCTTCCTCGCCCTCCTGCACAAGGCGGCCGCCGTCCCGCCCCGGGCCACTGTGCTGGCCCTGCCCCGCTTC CGCCTCGACCTCTCCCAGGACGTCGTGGCCGTCATCCACGAGATGG CTCTCGCAGAAGATGTCGGCCACGGAGTGGGAGGCCGGTGA
- the RTN4RL2 gene encoding LOW QUALITY PROTEIN: reticulon-4 receptor-like 2 (The sequence of the model RefSeq protein was modified relative to this genomic sequence to represent the inferred CDS: inserted 3 bases in 3 codons), giving the protein MLPRTARDLPQGRRLAALLLAALAWVPGGAPACPALCXCYVSPPTVSCQANNFSAVPAGLPPGARRLFLQNNVIRALRAGTFGPSTVTLWLYSNNISSIQPGTFRHLPALEELDLGDNPHLRVLAPDTFHGLRRLQXLHLYRCQLASLPXFRGLHSLQYLYLQENGLLYLQDDLFADLANLSHLFLHGNRVRALSEGVFRGLANLDRLLLHANRLAAVHRRAFRGLARLTILYLFNNSLAALPGDPLAALPALQFLRLNANPWACDCRARPLWAWFRRTRVSSSPVLCASPPQRRGADLRHLRPADFDGCPPPRDGDGGDEEAGDGTAQDGGASPAAAAVPPGRPGTLPAAPPSAFYRDLPPHDLRGPQARPHPSDYWGGYGPEGRLPPEAGRPLPRRPLRPAALARPPARPPSLPAAAPPAAAAAAPALSPPAAGAEPPRGCTQRMSSLWLSLRVSLQVYPGGVSLQLSLRLSP; this is encoded by the exons aTGCTGCCCCGGACGGCTCGGGACCTGCCCCAAG GCCGGCGCCTGGCGGCCCTGCTCCTGGCGGCGCTGGCGTGGGTGCCCGGCGGGGCGCCCGCCTGCCCCGCGCTCT ACTGCTACGTCTCGCCGCCCACCGTCAGCTGCCAGGCCAACAACTTCTCCGCGGTGCCCGCGGGgctgccgcccggcgcccgccgcctctTCCTGCAGAACAACGTCATCAGGGCGCTGCGGGCCGGCACCTtcgggcccagcaccgtcaccctCTGGCTCTACTCCAACAACATCTCCTCCATCCAGCCGGGCACCTTCCGCCACCTGCCCGCCCTCGAGGAGCTCGACCTGGGCGACAACCCTCACCTCCGGGTCCTGGCGCCCGACACCTTCCACGGCCTCCGGCGCCTCC GCCTGCACCTCTACCGGTGCCAGCTGGCCAGCCTTC TCTTCCGCGGCCTCCACAGCCTCCAGTACCTCTACCTGCAGGAGAACGGGCTGCTCTACCTCCAG GACGACCTCTTCGCCGACCTGGCCAACCTGAGCCACCTCTTCCTGCACGGCAACCGGGTGCGGGCGCTGTCGGAGGGCGTCTTCCGAGGCCTGGCCAACCTGGACCGCCTGCTGCTGCACGCCAACCGCTTGGCCGCCGTGCACCGGCGCGCTTTCCGCGGCCTGGCCCGCCTCACCATCCTCTACCTGTTCAACAACAGCCTGGCGGCGTTGCCGGGCGACCCGCTGGCCGCCCTGCCCGCCCTGCAGTTCCTGCGCCTCAACGCCAACCCCTGGGCCTGCGACTGCCGCGCCCGCCCGCTCTGGGCCTGGTTCCGCCGCACGCGCGTCTCCAGCTCGCCCGTGCTCTGCGCCAGccccccgcagcgccgcggcgccgACCTGCGGCACCTGCGGCCCGCCGACTTCGacggctgccccccgccccgcgaCGGCGACGGCGGCGACGAGGAGGCGGGCGACGGCACCGCCCAAGATGGCGGCGCGTCCCCAGCGGCGGCCGCCGTACCGCCCGGGCGCCCCGGCacgctgcccgccgcgccgccttcGGCTTTCTACCGCGACCTGCCCCCTCACGACCTGCGGGGCCCCCAGGCCCGGCCTCACCCCAGCGACTACTGGGGGGGCTACGGGCCCGAAGGGCGCCTGCCCCCCGAGGCGGGCCGGCCGTTGCCCCGGCGCCCCCTGcgccccgctgccctcgcccgccccccggcccggcccccatcccttcctgctgctgccccccctgctgctgctgctgctgccccggctctgagcccccccgccgccggcgccgagccCCCCCGGGG GTGTACCCAGAGAATGTCCTCTCTCTGGCTGTCCCTGCGGGTATCCCTGCAGGTGTACCCAGGGGGTGTCTCTCTCCAGCTGTCCCTGCGACTGTCCCCGTAG
- the SLC43A3 gene encoding equilibrative nucleobase transporter 1: MAAGGAGLPKRLATLLSGLLECGAFCGIIFGWASLVYVLKELGYFQELCLPAASPGPNLTLLPDCSGQDEQFSLVFTIGSFMNNFMTFPMGYIFDRFGTTVARLIAISLYTTGTLLVAFSTPVSAVLLFPAMSLLSVGGILLILTNMQVGNLFGKYRSIIITLYNGAFDSSSAVFLIIKVLYERGLSLRAMFLFMAGCSAWHLLRTLFLMPRRRIPYPLPPAYDYGLRCERRSRSYRTYEEKRPPGDGGPEDAPLEPGPEPPAPRGPKGDPDGASFGACVRSGLFAWHVVWLSAMQLRHYLFIGTLNPLLDHLAHGDADLVSTYTNAFAFAQLCGVLCAPWNGLILDRHKRGKAPRAHGAAGALADLRASVLSLAVTVTQCLLFSVCAAVPVLPVQYATFALQVLSRSFLYGGNAAFLAIAFPPQHFGKLYGLAMALSALVALLQYPCFALVRGPLQGNPFYVNVGLIAVVLLALGSPLAVARECRWRARELGAAAGTPLAAPRPGAPG, translated from the exons atggcggcgggcggcgcggggctgcccaaGCGCCTGGCCACGCTGCTGTCGGGGCTGCTGGAGTGCGGCGCCTTCTGCGGCATCATCTTCGGCTGGGCCTCGCTCGTCTACGTGCTCAAGGAGCTGGGCTACTTCCAGGAGCTGTGCctgcccgccgccagccccggccccaacCTCACCCTGCTGCCCG ACTGCAGCGGGCAGGATGAGCAGTTCTCCCTCGTCTTCACCATCGGCTCCTTCATGAACAACTTCATGACCTTCCCCATGGGCTACATCTTCGACCGTTTTGGCACCACCGTGGCCCGGCTGATCGCCAT CTCCCTCTACACCACTGGCACCCTGCTCGTCGCCTTCTCCACGCCAG TCTCCGCCGTGCTGCTCTTCCCGGCCATGTCTCTGCTGTCAGTGGGCGGCATCCTCCTCATCCTCACCAACATGCAG GTGGGCAACCTCTTTGGGAAGTACCGCTCCATCATCATCACGCTCTACAACGGGGCCTTCGACTCCTCATCTGCCGTCTTCCTCATCATCAAG GTGCTGTATGAGCGCGGGCTGTCCCTGCGGGCCATGTTCCTCTTCATGGCGGGCTGCAGCGCCTGGCACCTGCTGCGCACCCTCTTCCTCATGCCCCGGCGCCGCATCCCCTACCCGCTGCCCCCCGCCTACGACTACGG GCTGCGGTGCGAGCGGCGGTCCCGGTCGTACCGCACCTACGAGGAGAAGCGGCCCCCAGGCGATGGCGGCCCCGAGGACGCCCCGCTGGAGCCCGGCccggagccccccgcgccccgcggccccaAAG GTGACCCCGACGGGGCGTCCTTCGGGGCCTGCGTGCGCTCGGGGCTCTTCGCCTGGCACGTGGTCTGGCTCTCCGCCATGCAGCTGCGCCACTACCTCTTCATCGGCACCCTCAACCCGCTGCTGGACCACCTGGCCCACGGCGACGCCGACCTGG TGAGCACCTACACCAACGCCTTCGCCTTCGCCCAGCTCTGCGGGGTGCTCTGCGCCCCCTGGAACGGCCTCATCCTCGACCGCCACAAGCGGGGCAAGGCGCCCCGCGCCCACG GAGCCGCTGGGGCGCTGGCTGACCTGCGGGCGTCCGTGCTGTCGCTGGCGGTGACGGTGACCCAGTGCCTGCTGTTCTCCGTCTGCGCCGCCGTGCCCGTGCTGCCCGTGCAGTACGCCACCTTCGCCCTGCAGGTGCTCAGCCGCTCCTTCCTCTACGGGGGCAACGCCGCCTTCCTGGCCATCGC GTTCCCCCCGCAGCACTTCGGGAAGCTCTACGGGCTGGCCATGGCCCTGTCGGCGCTGGTGGCCCTGCTGCAGTACCCTTGCTTCGCCCTGGTGCGGGGGCCGCTCCAGGGGAACCCCTTCTAC GTGAATGTGGGGCTCATCGCCGTGGTGCTGCTGGCCCTGGGCAGCCCCCTGGCCGTGGCGCGCGAGTGCCGGTGGCGGGCGCGGGAgctgggcgccgcggcgggcaccCCGctggccgccccccggcccggggcgccgggctga
- the SMTNL1 gene encoding LOW QUALITY PROTEIN: smoothelin-like protein 1 (The sequence of the model RefSeq protein was modified relative to this genomic sequence to represent the inferred CDS: substituted 1 base at 1 genomic stop codon), whose amino-acid sequence MEPEGAAQPPAALQPPACPTALPAGPAGAGAAGGPPAAGGGEGREASTAGGGPTAGGAEAAGSSPGAGAAGAAGVRAKGAKDAGSDGKGAEDDGSEAKAAQDAGSEAKAEAAEDAGSEGKAEAAKDAGREAKGAKDAGSEAKAEAAEDAGSEGKGAEADGSEAKGAKDAGSDAKAKAAEDAGSEGKAEAAKDAGSEAKAKAAEDAGSEGKGAEDAGSDAKAEAAKDAGTGATAGSGGSQRGAAGGAPGRGGRVPAGARARGRSAILEKFGGAATGPAPHLKRAGGANTVKTMLLEWCRSRTRSYEHVDIQNFSGSWGTGLAFCALIHSFFPDAFDYAALAPHNRRENFALAFATAQXRADCAPLLEVDDMVRLKVPDAKCVYTYVQELYRSLVAKGLVKTKKR is encoded by the exons ATGGAGCCCGAGGGAGCTGcccagccgcccgccgccctccagccccctgcctgccccacggcgctgcctgcgggccccgccggggcgggggctgctggggggccgcctgctgcgggggggggcgaggggcgggaGGCCAGCACCGCTGGGGGGGGCCCCACGGCTGGGGGGGCAGAGgcggccgggagcagccccggggcaggggcagcaggggctgctggAGTGAGGGCCAAGGGAGCAAAGGATGCTGGGAGTGATGGCAAGGGAGCAGAGGATGATGGGAGTGAGGCCAAGGCAGCACAGGATGCTGGGAGTGAGGCCAAGGCTGAGGCAGCAGAGGATGCTGGGAGTGAGGGCAAGGCTGAGGCAGCAAAGGATGCTGGGCGTGAGG CCAAGGGAGCAAAGGATGCTGGGAGTGAGGCCAAGGCCGAGGCAGCAGAGGATGCTGGGAGTGAGGGCAAGGGAGCAGAGGCTGATGGGAGTGAGGCCAAGGGAGCAAAGGATGCTGGGAGTGATGCCAAGGCCAAGGCAGCAGAGGATGCTGGGAGTGAGGGCAAGGCTGAGGCAGCAAAGGATGCTGGGAGTGAGGCCAAGGCCAAGGCAGCAGAGGATGCTGGGAGTGAGGGCAAGGGAGCAGAGGATGCTGGGAGTGATGCCAAGGCCGAGGCAGCAAAGGATGCTGGGA CCGGTGCCACCGCGGGCTcggggggcagccagag gggggccgccgggggggcgccggggcgcggggggcgggtgcCAGCGGGCGCCCGGGCGCGGGGGCGCAGCGCCATCCTGGAGAAGTTCGGAGG GGCCGCCACGGGCCCAGCCCCCCACCTGAAGCGCGCCGGGGGCGCCAACACGGTGAAGACCATGCTGCTGGAGTGGTGCCGCTCCAGGACCCGCAGCTACGAG CACGTCGACATCCAGAACTTTTCGGGGAGCTGGGGCACGGGCCTGGCCTTCTGCGCCCTCATCCACAGCTTCTTCCCCGACGCCTTCGACTACGCCGCCCTGGCGCCCCACAACCGCCGCGAGAACTTTGCCCTGGCCTTCGCCACCGCGCAGTGa CGGGCCGACTGCGCCCCGCTGCTGGAGGTGGACGACATGGTGCGGCTGAAGGTGCCCGACGCCAAGTGCGTCTACACCTACGTGCAGGAGCTCTACCGCAGCCTGGTGGCCAAGGGGCTGGTGAAGACCAAGAAGCGCTGA
- the TIMM10 gene encoding mitochondrial import inner membrane translocase subunit Tim10 — protein MDPVRAQQLAAELEVDMMADMYNRMTHACHRKCVPPHYKDAELSKGESVCLDRCVAKYLDVHERMGKKLTELSLQDEELLKRMQQGAGTA, from the exons ATGGACCCGGTGCGGGCCCAGCAGCTGGCGGCCGAGCTGGAGGTGGACATGATGGCCGACATGTACAACCG GATGACCCACGCGTGCCACCGCAAGTGCGTGCCCCCCCACTACAAGGACGCGGAGCTGTCCAAGGGCGAGAGCGTGTGCCTGGACCGCTGCGTGGCCAAGTACCTCGACGTCCACGAGCGCATGGGCAAGAAGCTGACGGAGCTGTCGCTGCAGGACGAGGAGCTCCTCAAGCGCATGCAGCAGGGCGCCGGCACCGCCTGa
- the UBE2L6 gene encoding ubiquitin/ISG15-conjugating enzyme E2 L6: MAGSRRLAKELEEARRWGGVCELAPLGGNVLRWGGLLLPNKPPYNAGAFRFELSFSPHHPLAPPRITFRTPIYHPAVDPEGRVCQPLTATEHWAPTTRVLHVLQDLLLLVDSPDPQRVLRQDLALQLAADPQLFRRQAEEHTRLHGERRPAAAPP; this comes from the exons ATGGCTGGAAGCAGGAGGCTCGCCAAG GAGCTGGAGGaggcgcggcggtggggcggggtGTGCGAGCTGGCCCCGCTGGGGGGCAACGTGCTGCGCtggggggggctgctgctgccc AACAAGCCCCCCTACAACGCGGGCGCCTTCCGCTTCGAGCTCTCCTTTTCCCCGCATCACCCCCTGGCGCCCCCCCGCATAACCTTCCGGACCCCCATCTACCACCCCGCCGTGGACCCGGAGGGCCGCGTGTGCCAGCCCCTCACCGCCACCGAGCACTGGGCGCCCACCACGCGTGTCCTCCACG TGCTCCAGGACCTCCTGCTGCTGGTGGACAGCCCGGACCCCCAGCGGGTGCTGCGACAGGACCTGGCCCTCCAGCTGGCCGCCGACCCCCAGCTCTTCCGGCGCCAGGCGGAGGAGCACACCCGCCTCCACGGCGAGCGGCGCCCCGCTGCCGCTCCCCCCTAA